In one Spirosoma rigui genomic region, the following are encoded:
- a CDS encoding TMF family protein has protein sequence MAQVTSNNLVVTDPTSTTSGGSDNTLIGVGAGNRNMSGSGNLLLGRGAGVQNMAGTQNSFVGALSGRQNSSGSYNSFFGYEAGSSNNTGSNNSFLGNGAGYSNVDGYNNLFGGYRSGYFNGSGHHNVFMGAGAGYANTSGSDNTFVGADAGGVNTTAAGNVFIGSLSGASASSGSQNTFVGAQTGQNTTTASANTFVGYKAGEQNTTGQFNSFIGVQAGQSNTTGSSNYFFGTNSGVNNTSGSGNYFLGDNAGQFNTSGGFNIYIGANSGNGPSVNGNNNMALGFEAGRGNAGGFNNTFVGFRADAGGTGLTNATAIGNNARVNVSNALVLGSGANVGVGTSSPTARLHVASGTANQSGLRLENLTSGSPASVTNQTKFLTVDGAGNVVLGSSTGSARVGADEQWSLEGGQLRNRNGGGVVIGSGIAQLPAGYGLYVAEGILTERLKVAVKTSAAWSDRVFEPGYRLRGLGEVERYVSAHHHLPGIPSAAEVVAEGVDVGQLQSKLLEKVEELTLYVIQLKKDNEALQSQNKKLAVAQTAINRKIIKIQSKQRK, from the coding sequence GTGGCACAAGTAACATCAAACAACCTAGTCGTTACAGATCCGACATCGACAACCTCGGGCGGATCGGACAATACATTGATTGGCGTGGGCGCGGGTAACCGAAACATGTCCGGTAGCGGTAACCTGTTACTGGGACGGGGCGCCGGCGTTCAAAACATGGCTGGTACGCAAAATTCGTTTGTGGGCGCGCTGAGCGGACGGCAAAATTCGTCGGGTAGTTACAACAGTTTCTTCGGGTATGAAGCCGGTAGTAGCAATAATACAGGTAGTAATAACTCGTTTTTAGGGAACGGGGCAGGTTATAGTAACGTCGATGGGTACAATAATCTGTTTGGTGGCTATCGATCCGGGTATTTTAACGGTTCAGGTCATCATAACGTATTTATGGGAGCTGGCGCTGGATACGCTAATACGTCTGGATCTGACAATACATTTGTTGGAGCCGATGCCGGGGGCGTTAATACAACAGCCGCAGGTAATGTGTTTATTGGTTCTCTGTCAGGTGCTTCGGCGTCATCGGGTTCTCAAAATACGTTTGTTGGTGCACAGACCGGCCAGAATACGACAACGGCTTCGGCTAATACATTTGTTGGCTACAAGGCCGGTGAGCAGAACACCACCGGCCAGTTCAACAGCTTTATCGGCGTGCAGGCCGGCCAAAGTAATACGACCGGCTCGTCAAACTATTTCTTCGGAACCAACTCGGGCGTCAACAACACCAGCGGTTCGGGCAACTACTTTCTGGGCGACAACGCCGGCCAGTTCAACACCAGCGGGGGCTTCAACATCTACATCGGTGCCAACTCAGGCAATGGCCCTTCCGTCAATGGCAACAACAACATGGCCCTGGGCTTCGAGGCCGGACGCGGTAACGCCGGCGGCTTCAACAACACCTTCGTGGGCTTCCGGGCCGATGCGGGCGGAACGGGCCTGACCAACGCCACGGCCATCGGCAACAACGCCCGCGTCAACGTGAGCAACGCCCTGGTGCTGGGCAGCGGTGCCAATGTAGGGGTGGGCACCTCCTCGCCCACGGCTCGGTTGCACGTGGCCAGCGGCACGGCCAACCAGTCGGGTCTTCGCCTGGAGAACCTCACCAGCGGCTCGCCGGCGAGTGTGACCAACCAGACCAAGTTTCTCACCGTCGACGGGGCGGGCAACGTGGTGCTGGGCAGCAGCACGGGCTCGGCCCGTGTGGGTGCTGATGAGCAGTGGAGTCTGGAGGGGGGCCAGTTGCGCAACCGCAACGGGGGTGGGGTAGTGATCGGCTCGGGCATCGCCCAGTTGCCGGCGGGTTACGGTCTGTACGTAGCGGAGGGAATTCTGACCGAACGCCTGAAGGTGGCCGTCAAGACGAGCGCTGCGTGGAGCGACCGGGTGTTCGAGCCTGGCTACCGGCTTCGTGGTCTGGGTGAGGTGGAGCGTTACGTGTCGGCTCATCATCATCTGCCCGGCATACCTTCAGCGGCCGAGGTGGTCGCCGAGGGGGTCGACGTGGGTCAGCTGCAGTCAAAGCTGCTGGAAAAGGTCGAAGAACTAACCTTATATGTTATTCAGCTCAAGAAGGATAATGAAGCTTTACAAAGCCAGAATAAAAA
- a CDS encoding glycosyltransferase, with the protein MQTDTYGPVVQPLISIIITILNGEKSITNCLRSIVEQNFVDYELVVVDGGSIDRTLSIINESHITNKTVRVSPGIGLYAGLNAGIGLAKGHWLYFMGCDDELYDSNTLQKVADAIKSKQKDVEVIAGNVQYLREGFVFRPKLGSPYLLHYKVHHQGMFYQRSVFEELMYDEDLSVSSDYKLNLKLALKKTPHQYIDAIICNFGEDGISNTQIKRSSREIHDIHGKLFTGLARPWVVNYFKFQRLILLTRRRLNLVNLKSRMKRFMGGKT; encoded by the coding sequence ATGCAAACAGATACTTATGGGCCTGTAGTCCAGCCGCTTATATCTATTATTATTACGATTCTGAACGGAGAGAAAAGCATCACTAACTGCTTACGTAGTATTGTTGAGCAAAACTTCGTGGATTACGAACTGGTTGTAGTTGATGGAGGAAGTATAGATCGCACACTTTCAATTATTAATGAAAGCCACATTACTAATAAAACTGTCCGAGTATCGCCTGGTATAGGATTATACGCTGGTTTAAATGCTGGTATAGGTTTGGCAAAAGGGCATTGGCTTTATTTCATGGGATGTGATGATGAGCTATATGATTCAAATACATTACAGAAAGTAGCTGATGCTATTAAATCAAAACAAAAGGACGTTGAGGTGATCGCTGGAAATGTTCAGTATTTGCGCGAGGGATTTGTATTTCGACCAAAATTAGGATCTCCTTATTTGCTCCATTACAAGGTTCACCACCAGGGAATGTTTTACCAACGTTCTGTTTTTGAAGAGCTTATGTATGATGAAGATTTGTCTGTTTCATCAGATTACAAATTAAATCTAAAACTGGCATTGAAAAAGACCCCTCATCAATACATAGATGCTATCATATGCAATTTCGGAGAGGATGGTATAAGCAATACACAGATCAAAAGAAGTTCCAGAGAAATACATGACATTCATGGTAAACTTTTTACTGGCTTAGCCCGACCTTGGGTCGTTAATTATTTTAAGTTTCAGCGATTAATACTGCTAACTCGACGCCGACTAAATCTAGTGAACTTAAAGTCACGCATGAAACGCTTCATGGGTGGTAAAACTTGA
- a CDS encoding glycosyltransferase family 2 protein, whose amino-acid sequence MEPIRKSYKFSIAGMVTLYNSERDILDNISTYHAQVDKLYLVDNSEVIDEILVNALRERFNKVVYIHNKGNRGIAYALNVAASRAVNDGFDYLLLMDDDSKATPDMINTMTDYIVANPKLQVGIIAAQSDPNLFSNQAEVTWYTITSGSLLSINAFKQCGPFLEELFIDAVDHEYCFRLIEAGYKIVNLNYLHLSHSIGELKYLSIFKKNVYKWASHTPVRNYYMLRNFLYVIKKYNKLIPFRTKALLFYGLTKVCLINSMLEKDTLLRIRYMTKAISDFRHHKLGKLDNILD is encoded by the coding sequence ATGGAACCTATCAGAAAAAGCTATAAATTTTCAATTGCCGGCATGGTTACGCTGTATAATTCAGAGCGTGACATATTGGATAATATTTCTACATATCATGCTCAGGTTGACAAGCTATACTTGGTCGATAATTCGGAAGTGATTGACGAAATATTAGTAAATGCTCTTCGAGAACGGTTTAATAAAGTTGTTTATATACATAATAAAGGTAATCGCGGTATTGCCTATGCGTTAAATGTAGCTGCTAGCAGGGCGGTGAACGATGGGTTTGACTATTTACTCTTAATGGATGATGATTCAAAGGCTACGCCTGATATGATCAACACCATGACAGATTACATTGTTGCCAATCCTAAGTTACAGGTAGGTATCATTGCTGCTCAATCAGACCCTAACCTATTTAGCAATCAAGCAGAAGTCACTTGGTACACAATAACTTCTGGAAGTCTGTTAAGTATTAATGCCTTTAAACAGTGTGGACCATTTTTGGAGGAATTATTCATTGATGCTGTTGACCATGAATATTGTTTCCGCTTGATTGAAGCAGGGTATAAGATTGTGAATCTAAACTATCTTCACTTGTCGCACAGTATTGGCGAATTAAAGTATTTATCAATATTCAAGAAAAATGTATACAAGTGGGCTTCGCATACACCTGTAAGAAATTATTATATGTTGCGTAATTTTTTGTACGTAATAAAAAAATATAACAAGCTCATTCCGTTTCGCACAAAAGCATTGCTTTTCTATGGTTTAACGAAAGTTTGTCTTATAAATTCTATGCTTGAAAAAGATACATTACTACGAATACGTTACATGACTAAAGCCATATCGGATTTCAGGCATCATAAACTCGGCAAGCTAGATAATATACTTGATTAA
- a CDS encoding glycosyltransferase family 2 protein: MQSELTNKTKVCAVVVLYNSEKQILNNIDSYVSQVDKVYAIDNSEVIDSNLISSITLKPGIEYHWMQGNKGIAAALNKAAQLALDMGYDYLLMMDDDSLAPPELVSSLHNIIDSDPTIGIVASQSDPSVQRNDVQQVLTAITSGSILSLSAYQNVGPFLDDLFIDWVDHEYCFRLSRHGYRVIMANRIVLSHRLGLFKTKRILGIVPIRFRSHNPTRLYYKFRNSIYVIHLYKKQLPIPFVLSVCYELAVDIAKVTFVEDKKRVYRQAIQKAIKDLLKKKFGKLESKFGI; encoded by the coding sequence ATGCAATCTGAACTGACAAATAAAACAAAGGTGTGTGCTGTAGTTGTGTTGTACAACTCTGAAAAGCAGATTTTGAACAATATCGATAGTTATGTCAGTCAAGTGGACAAGGTTTATGCAATTGATAATTCAGAAGTTATAGATAGCAACCTGATTTCGTCTATTACGTTGAAACCAGGTATCGAATACCACTGGATGCAAGGCAATAAGGGCATAGCTGCAGCTTTAAACAAAGCCGCTCAACTTGCCTTAGATATGGGATATGATTATCTCCTAATGATGGATGATGACTCCCTAGCTCCGCCTGAACTTGTTAGTTCACTCCACAATATTATTGACAGTGATCCTACTATTGGTATTGTTGCTTCACAGTCTGATCCAAGCGTACAGCGTAATGACGTTCAACAAGTATTAACAGCCATCACTTCAGGAAGTATACTGAGCCTAAGTGCTTACCAGAACGTAGGACCTTTTTTGGATGACTTATTCATCGATTGGGTTGATCATGAGTACTGTTTCCGTCTTTCTCGTCATGGATACCGTGTCATAATGGCTAACCGGATTGTACTCAGCCACCGATTGGGCCTGTTCAAGACTAAGCGCATACTAGGTATAGTTCCTATCCGATTCCGCTCTCACAATCCAACTCGGTTGTACTATAAGTTCAGAAACAGTATATACGTTATCCACCTTTACAAAAAGCAACTGCCAATTCCGTTTGTCCTGTCTGTATGTTATGAATTGGCTGTAGATATTGCGAAGGTTACTTTTGTCGAAGACAAGAAGCGAGTCTATCGGCAGGCAATACAAAAAGCTATCAAAGACCTTCTAAAGAAAAAGTTTGGTAAGCTGGAAAGTAAATTTGGCATATAA